From a single Papilio machaon chromosome 19, ilPapMach1.1, whole genome shotgun sequence genomic region:
- the LOC106715171 gene encoding chorion class A protein L11, giving the protein MSSFAFLLLCIQACLVQNAYSACLGAGLGLGYADGWAGEYGRGYGPGIGLGYETGLGLGLGYENGLGLGLGYENGLGLGLGCGLAGPAAIAGPAYGGNGVGDIAVAGEMGVAGTTVVAGQVPILGAVRFGGDVPAGGVVSIAGRCAGGCGCNGAYNGGYNGAYLY; this is encoded by the exons ATGTCTTCTTTCGCCTTCTTGTTGCTCTGCATCCAAGCTTGCTTGGTCCAg aATGCGTACAGCGCATGCCTTGGAGCCGGACTCGGTCTGGGCTACGCAGACGGATGGGCTGGTGAATATGGCCGCGGCTACGGACCAGGAATTGGACTTGGCTACGAAACCGGACTTGGACTTGGACTTGGCTACGAAAACGGACTTGGACTTGGACTTGGCTACGAAAACGGACTTGGACTTGGACTTGGCTGCGGACTCGCTGGCCCTGCTGCCATCGCTGGTCCGGCTTACGGAGGCAATGGCGTCGGCGACATTGCCGTTGCTGGTGAGATGGGTGTCGCCGGTACCACTGTCGTCGCTGGTCAGGTGCCTATCCTGGGTGCCGTCAGATTCGGAGGTGATGTGCCTGCTGGTGGCGTCGTCTCCATCGCCGGCAGATGTGCTGGTGGATGTGGGTGCAACGGCGCTTACAACGGCGGTTACAACGGCGCTTACCTGTACTAA
- the LOC106715169 gene encoding chorion class A protein L11 translates to MSPFAFLLLCVQACLIQNVYSECLGAGLGLGYAGGLAGECGLGYGPGLATEFGYGPGLGLGYGAGLGLGYGLAGPAAIAGPAAIAGPAYGGTGVGDIAVAGEMGVAGTTVVAGQVPILGAVRFGGDVPAGGVVSIAGNCAGGCGCNGAYNGAYNGAYLY, encoded by the exons ATGTCTCCCTTCGCCTTCTTGCTCCTCTGCGTTCAAGCTTGCTTGATCCAG AATGTATACAGCGAGTGCCTCGGAGCCGGCCTCGGTCTGGGCTACGCAGGTGGTTTGGCTGGTGAATGCGGACTCGGTTATGGACCCGGTTTAGCCACCGAATTCGGTTACGGACCCGGACTTGGACTAGGCTACGGAGCCGGTCTTGGTCTTGGCTACGGACTCGCTGGTCCTGCCGCCATCGCTGGCCCCGCTGCCATCGCTGGCCCGGCTTACGGAGGCACCGGCGTCGGCGACATTGCCGTCGCTGGCGAGATGGGCGTCGCTGGTACCACCGTTGTCGCTGGACAGGTACCGATTTTGGGCGCTGTGAGATTCGGTGGTGATGTTCCAGCTGGTGGCGTCGTCTCCATTGCAGGAAATTGTGCCGGCGGCTGCGGGTGCAACGGTGCTTACAACGGCGCTTACAACGGCGCTTACCTGTACTGA
- the LOC123722099 gene encoding chorion class A protein L11-like yields the protein MSPFAFLLLCIQACLVQNAYSACLGAGLGLGYADGWAGECGRGYGPGLATEFGYGPGLGLGYETGLGLGYGLAGPAAIAGPAYGGTGVGDIAVAGEMGVAGTTLVAGQVPILGAVRFGGDVPAGGVVSIAGSCAGGCGCNGAYNGGYLY from the exons atGTCTCCTTTCGCCTTCTTGTTGCTCTGCATCCAGGCTTGCTTGGTCCag aATGCGTACAGCGCATGTCTTGGAGCTGGACTCGGTTTGGGTTACGCCGATGGATGGGCCGGTGAATGTGGCCGCGGATACGGACCCGGCTTAGCGACCGAATTCGGCTATGGACCCGGACTTGGTCTTGGCTACGAAACCGGACTTGGACTTGGCTACGGACTCGCTGGCCCTGCTGCCATTGCTGGCCCAGCTTACGGAGGTACCGGCGTCGGCGACATTGCCGTCGCTGGTGAGATGGGTGTTGCCGGTACTACCCTTGTCGCTGGACAGGTGCCTATCCTGGGTGCTGTCAGATTTGGAGGAGATGTGCCAGCTGGAGGTGTTGTCTCCATCGCCGGCAGCTGCGCTGGTGGATGTGGGTGCAACGGCGCTTATAACGGCGGTTACCTGTACTAA
- the LOC106715170 gene encoding chorion class B protein PC10, protein MVTISAFCNGGLGYDAPLTAAAPFGAASWAGYGAGCGCGLAAVPTSSGGGFPTSSASPIPPVGLSVLSENEIGGILAVGGELPFLGTVSLEGALPTAGAGAVSYGCGNGAVGMVSEDIAAPAWGYPAAAGFGYGPGLAAGIGYGPAIAGRAFGGCGCGI, encoded by the exons atggtg ACTATCTCCGCCTTCTGCAACGGTGGTCTGGGTTACGATGCTCCTTTGACGGCTGCAGCTCCCTTCGGCGCCGCTTCCTGGGCTGGTTATGGAGCCGGATGTGGATGTGGTCTGGCCGCCGTTCCAACATCCAGCGGTGGTGGATTCCCCACCTCCAGTGCTTCCCCTATCCCACCCGTCGGTTTGTCCGTTCTGTCTGAGAACGAGATCGGAGGCATCTTAGCCGTCGGCGGAGAGCTTCCTTTCTTGGGTACCGTCAGTCTGGAAGGTGCGCTGCCTACCGCTGGCGCTGGTGCCGTCTCCTACGGCTGCGGCAACGGTGCCGTGGGCATGGTGAGCGAAGACATCGCTGCTCCCGCTTGGGGCTACCCAGCTGCCGCTGGTTTTGGCTACGGACCCGGTCTCGCTGCCGGAATCGGCTACGGTCCCGCTATCGCTGGACGTGCCTTCGGTGGATGTGGTTGCGgaatctaa
- the LOC123722098 gene encoding chorion class A protein L11-like — protein sequence MSPFAFLLLCIQACLIQIVYSECLGAGLGLGYAGPLTGEYGLGYGPGLATEFGYGPGLGLGYGAGLGLGCGLAGPAAIAGPAAFAGPAYGGTGVGDIAVAGEMGVAGTTVVAGQVPILGAVRFGGDVPAGGVVSIAGNCASGCGCNSAYNGAYLY from the exons ATGTCTCCCTTCGCCTTCTTGCTCCTCTGCATTCAAGCTTGCTTGATCCAG aTTGTATACAGTGAATGCCTGGGAGCCGGCCTCGGTCTTGGCTACGCAGGTCCTTTGACTGGTGAATACGGACTCGGCTATGGACCTGGTTTAGCCACCGAATTCGGTTACGGCCCCGGACTTGGACTCGGCTACGGAGCTGGTCTTGGACTTGGCTGCGGACTCGCTGGCCCTGCTGCCATCGCTGGTCCTGCTGCCTTCGCTGGTCCAGCTTACGGAGGCACCGGCGTCGGCGACATTGCCGTCGCTGGCGAGATGGGCGTCGCTGGTACCACAGTCGTCGCTGGACAGGTACCGATTTTGGGCGCTGTCAGATTCGGTGGAGACGTTCCAGCTGGTGGCGTTGTCTCCATTGCAGGAAACTGCGCTAGCGGCTGCGGGTGCAACAGCGCTTACAACGGCGCTTACCTGTACTAG
- the LOC123722080 gene encoding chorion class A protein L11-like: MSPFAFLLLCIQACLIQNVYSECLGAGLGLGYAGGLAGECGLGYGPGLATEFGYGPGLGLGYGAGIGLGYGLAGPAAIAGPAAIAGPAYGGTGVGDIAVAGEMGVAGTTVVAGQVPILGAVRFGGDVPAGGVVSIAGNCAGGCGCNGAYNGAYLY, encoded by the exons ATGTCTCCCTTCGCCTTCTTGCTCCTCTGCATTCAAGCTTGCTTGATCCAG AATGTATACAGCGAGTGTCTAGGAGCCGGCCTCGGTCTGGGCTACGCAGGTGGTTTAGCTGGTGAATGCGGACTCGGTTATGGACCTGGTTTAGCAACCGAATTCGGTTACGGACCCGGACTTGGACTCGGCTACGGAGCCGGTATTGGACTTGGCTACGGACTCGCTGGTCCTGCCGCCATCGCTGGCCCTGCTGCCATCGCTGGCCCGGCTTATGGAGGCACCGGCGTCGGTGACATTGCCGTCGCTGGCGAGATGGGCGTCGCCGGTACTACCGTCGTCGCTGGACAGGTACCAATTTTGGGCGCTGTCAGATTCGGTGGTGATGTCCCAGCTGGTGGCGTCGTCTCCATTGCAGGAAATTGCGCCGGCGGCTGCGGGTGCAACGGCGCTTACAACGGCGCTTACCTGTACTAA
- the LOC123722097 gene encoding chorion class B protein PC10-like: protein MSAKAIVLFCAQALLVQTISAYCGAGLGYETPLMASAPFGAASWAGYGAGCGCGLAAVPTSSGGGFPTSSASPIPPVGLSVLSENEIGGILAVGGELPFLGTVGLEGALPTAGAGAVSYGCGNGAVGMVSEDISAPAWGYPAAAGLGYGPGLAAGIGYGPGIAGRAFGGCGCGIY from the exons ATGTCTGCTAAAGCTATCGTTCTTTTCTGCGCCCAAGCCCTCTTGGTCCAG ACTATCTCAGCATACTGCGGCGCTGGTTTGGGTTACGAAACTCCTTTGATGGCCTCAGCTCCCTTCGGTGCTGCTTCCTGGGCTGGTTATGGAGCCGGATGCGGATGCGGTCTGGCCGCCGTCCCAACATCCAGCGGTGGTGGATTCCCCACCTCCAGCGCTTCCCCCATCCCACCCGTCGGTTTGTCCGTTCTGTCTGAGAACGAGATCGGAGGCATCTTAGCCGTCGGCGGTGAGCTTCCTTTCCTGGGTACCGTCGGTCTGGAGGGTGCGCTGCCTACCGCTGGCGCTGGTGCCGTCTCCTATGGCTGCGGCAACGGTGCCGTGGGCATGGTGAGCGAAGACATCTCTGCTCCCGCTTGGGGCTACCCCGCTGCCGCTGGTTTGGGCTACGGACCCGGTCTCGCTGCCGGAATCGGCTACGGTCCAGGTATCGCTGGACGTGCCTTCGGTGGATGTGGTTGCGGAATCTACTAA
- the LOC106709357 gene encoding chorion class B protein PC10, with the protein MSAKAIVLFCAQALLIQTISAFCTGGLGYEAPLMAAAPFGVGPLAGYGAGCGCGLAAVPTSSGGGFPTSSASPIPPVGLSVLSENEIAGILAVGGELPFLGTVGLEGALPTAGAGAVSYGCGNGAVGMVSEDIAAPAWGYPAAAGLGYGPGLAAGIGYGPSIAGRAFGGCGCGIY; encoded by the exons ATGTCTGCTAAAGCTATCGTCCTTTTCTGCGCCCAAGCCCTCTTGATCCAG actATCTCCGCCTTCTGTACCGGTGGTCTGGGTTACGAAGCTCCTTTGATGGCCGCAGCTCCCTTCGGCGTCGGTCCCTTGGCTGGTTATGGAGCCGGATGCGGATGCGGTCTGGCCGCTGTCCCAACATCCAGCGGTGGTGGATTCCCCACTTCCAGTGCTTCCCCCATCCCACCCGTCGGTTTGTCCGTTCTGTCTGAGAACGAGATCGCAGGCATCTTAGCTGTCGGCGGTGAGCTTCCTTTCCTGGGTACCGTTGGTCTGGAGGGAGCACTGCCTACCGCTGGCGCTGGTGCCGTCTCCTACGGCTGCGGCAATGGTGCCGTGGGTATGGTTAGCGAAGACATCGCTGCTCCTGCTTGGGGCTACCCCGCTGCCGCTGGTTTGGGCTACGGACCCGGTCTCGCTGCCGGAATCGGCTACGGTCCCTCTATCGCTGGACGTGCCTTCGGTGGATGTGGTTGCGGAATCTACTAA
- the LOC106715168 gene encoding chorion class B protein PC10, protein MSAKTVLLFCLQAFFAHSISAYCGAGLGYEAPLMGAAPFGAGPLGGYGAGCGCGLAAIPTSTGGGFPTSSASPIPPVGLSVLSENEIGGILAVGGELPFLGTVGLEGALPTAGAGAVSYGCGNGAVGMVSEDIAAPAWGYPAAAGLGYGPGLAAGIGYGPAIAGRAFGGCGCGVY, encoded by the exons ATGTCAGCTAAGACCGTTCTTCTCTTCTGCCTACAGGCCTTCTTTGCTcat tCCATCTCCGCATACTGCGGCGCTGGTTTGGGTTACGAAGCACCTTTGATGGGTGCAGCTCCCTTCGGCGCCGGTCCCTTGGGTGGTTATGGAGCCGGATGCGGATGCGGTCTCGCTGCCATCCCAACATCCACCGGTGGTGGATTCCCCACTTCCAGTGCTTCCCCCATCCCACCCGTCGGTTTGTCCGTTCTGTCCGAAAACGAGATCGGTGGCATCTTAGCCGTCGGCGGTGAGCTTCCTTTCCTGGGTACCGTTGGTCTGGAGGGTGCGCTGCCTACTGCCGGCGCTGGTGCCGTCTCTTACGGCTGCGGCAACGGTGCCGTGGGCATGGTGAGCGAAGACATCGCTGCTCCCGCTTGGGGCTACCCCGCTGCTGCTGGTTTGGGCTACGGACCCGGTCTCGCTGCCGGAATCGGCTACGGTCCCGCTATCGCTGGACGTGCCTTCGGTGGATGTGGTTGCGGAGTTTACTAA